Part of the Mercenaria mercenaria strain notata chromosome 8, MADL_Memer_1, whole genome shotgun sequence genome is shown below.
GTGTGCTGGAAACTGAATTAAGTACAAACATATTCACATAAGGATTAATCAATGGTCAAAAGCCCAAATGATGTTTCATGTCAATTCatacttttagaaaaaattgaaattaataagCAATTTGTATTTTACTATTATACATAAAGCAACATTGCATGCAAATGTTTTCTTGCTGAAAATGGGTTtcctgtatttcagtcatgcagtTGTGGAAAATTATTCATATTCTAAGGATATCTTTCTCAGAATATGATAAtttgaatacatacatgtacaatttacaattaaggtagtggactcATAGTGACAGTAATTTCCATTAATTTATGTTTTCTCCACATGTAATTTCAACATTCTTTGCTTGTTAAGGAAACCATTCCTCATATAGTAAGCTGTGTTTATTGCCAAAAAATgctaaaacaacaaacaaaatacaaaattgcaTGGCATAGACAACAGAATTTGACaaggaatatttttgtaagacatCACATCATTgaccatttatagaaaaaattctTTAATAGCGTGTGTTATTAACGTGTATATTACAGATGTACGTGCTCATCTACAGAACAAACGGCGCATGAAGTTACAATGGCTGTTACACAATCTAGGAAGTGATGCTGCTCCTTTAGTTTCTGTACTATTCTGGACCATAGCTTATGATGGTAAGATATACCAGCATAGTCTATTAGTTTCTGGGTATATAAACAAGCAAATAAgagaaatttaaaaatgttcctAACATGTTTGAAAGACATCAAATTCAGGTACATACTAGACATAAAAGcacaataaaattaatttaagtaAGTATATTCCCACCTCTCTACATTGCTGAAGTAGAGTTATAAGTAGTCATCCCAAATGTTAAATGAGTCCTCCTTTAATGTGATAGTATGCAACCTacatttttgaccaatcagagcaAGTTATCTTTCAAAAAAGGTGGCTTCTTATTCCTTaagaccaatgtgactgtagcaataattttcaaagaacagCTCTACATGCTGAAGAGCATCGATTGAATGCGCATGGGTACCAGTGACCCTTCATCGTATTTCAAAGGAAGCCAACACATTTTTGTTAGTCAAAGGTAGGCGGAAAATCCGACATGACTGACTGCAATTCTGAatggtcaaacgtagatttcacactatgtcagatagagtccatgaaAAGAATTCTTTgagaaaaagaaacctcggtCAGTCACTCCCTATCAGTTTCTTTTTCAcaaagaattcacttcataaataTCTATAACAAAAAGTGTAATGTGGCCGGATTGGAATTCTGCATTGTcatcaaaatgttttcagtaatttAAGACTAGTAGAGGGTGCAAGCCAGTTCAGTATTAATACTGCAATTGAAATCATTTTCACTACAGCaagttcaaattttttttttttttttttttttttttttttgtaggactTCTGTACATACATTGTACTTTAATGTACAGTATGTGTACTAGAATTTTGTATCTTTCTCAGTTAATGCAGCAGTCTAGTAAATGTACAATTGTATGTGACCTTTGTGTTTTAACTGCAGTTTTAACACTCCCTCTAATTCTTGGGAATCTTTGTAGTTAagcggttaaggtcactgacttcaagtcacttgctCAACAGTGATATAAAAATCTGACATAATCAAAGTGGACTGGTATTTTTCATAAACTTAAGTGCTGAGAATGGTTGCAAGAAGCTGTGGATTATCACAAGTATTTTAGATGAAATTGGTGCAGAATTACCCAGTTTAATAGCAAACATTaatttctctttattttttttcaggaagtgGAGTTACGTTAGTCAATTGCACCACACACGGTATCAATGCAGTATTTGTTCTGGTTGACACCCTGATATCACGTACTCCAGTGAGAATGCTGCACCTATATCAGAGCTCCTGTATGGGCCTTATTTACATGTTGTTTAGTTACATGTACCACTTGGCAGGAGGAACCAATCACAAAGGGGAACCATACATCTACAAACCTCTAGATTACACAAATAACTTTAGGGTGGCAATTTCAACAGCTCTAGTATCAATATTTCTTGTAGCACCTCTAATCCATTGTTGGATTTTCTTCCTATATAGATTCAGATTATTTATACATAGGTATCTTAAGGCAGTGGAGAAGAGAGTTGACAACTTGTGTGAGAAAGCACTGTAGACAAATTGAGTACATGTATTAGTGTAATCCAGATAACGGTTTTCTAACACTTACGTTTctggtaattatgtctcccacaccactctgtggtgggagacatattgatttactcctttctgtgtgtgtgtctgtccgtccgtctgtcacaaatcttgtccacactctaagtcgaacatttctcatccatcttcaccaaactttaacaaaatgtgtttgccagtaagtcctcagccaagttcgatcaCTAgtcaaattggcccaggcactttggaataatggcccttgaattaccaaaaatcactcCGGTCTTGGGGACATGAAGGACCGATATGCTACTAATGTGAATAGTAGTATATAGGTACTTTATGCCCAAAGATTTAATCATGTCAGATTATTAGGTAGTCAAGGTCTTGgtacatggttgactcataagaccacccatggttctttgtacaactggtcttattagcggtctggtctgattagtggacaaggctatacggggaaggtctggcagataataacacattggaatacaattaagacgcaataatggcaaacacagtgttcaatttatatgtagctttattttcttacagatcaaactgtgtattaattaaggacgcacttaactgataatgatttgaattttgttcaattaaagacaattacaacaatGTCAAACCTTTTCAGACTTCATTCTCCGCTGAAAtcccaaacgtatttacattgataataacaaacaaacaccgtttagatctaattaaatccgttttaatccagtcaattcgatcagcgggcatccgtctaattacaaacaaattaattatttcaacaatttcttatgttaaaatagcaatgtaaaacaccaaacatctttaaataacaatttcagacaatcaaacagtttgatacattgttttgataactataaagacttgttagcaattaacggataaatacacaatgtacacgcttaacgtgttaacacgGTGTCGTATGTGTTAATTCTCACCGCGATTCGCGATAACATACAGAAACAtttgagtggtcgtaattgcggtgattaattaagtgtgaaaaaatcaaacagttctgaaattagtggtcgcattagtggattagcggtctggtcgcattttcggacaagcgaccattggttttaagaaggaaatatttcgttctttgcaaaatcggtcgtattagctgtgcggtcgtaatttcggcgtggtcgtaagtaggaattttactgtactactattcagatgcttaggcagttgtgggagacatgcgcttttctcaaaagtagccCTAGTTTAATTGATGCATGTCATATTGCTGCAGCTTTTTTCTTAAACCTGCATTAGCAGCCATCTATATTTAGCGGGTACTTGCCTTAAACAGCCAGTTGGTTTACTTCAtcaattgatattttgtttttatttctacatGTCTGAAGAAGCCACATAATGTCACTTTCATGGCTAGCTGCTTGATACAAATTTTGACTGTATAACAGTTCATATCTAGTCTGGTTCcagggttataaaactgagtttggagccCAGTCTAAGAATGAAATTTATGCATTGGTCAGTTTCAGCAGCTACATGATTGGAGCTATATGCTGGCTTATTTTAGACTTAACTCCAAAGACAGATTTATAACCTTGAACCCTTTATTTTTCAGGGTGTCTTAGCTTCAGCACACGTTTCTTTCTCACTAATGAGCCatgtataaacatgtttaatgaaaGGGTTGATCAAAAATAGAATTTAGGAAACAATGTGTTTTTAACTTTAGGTACCTGACATtaatgttctgttttgtttatctttgtaaCAGAATCTTAACATGTACATGAAATGTTAAGTAATATATGTACATGAAAAAGTGATTGAATCGCTTGTACCCATGTTCTGTAAAATGAGGAAACATTTAAGCACATACTTGTATTTTTTAACTGTAAACTGGATTATTTAATAGTCACTTATAGTATAGATGTATGGCTAAAAGACAGaggaatatttttttgtaattgtatttATTCCAAGTGTACAAATTTGAAAGCTTGCTATgtgttttatataactgaaatagtaCATTTTTGGACTGTAATGCTTATGTATTTAAATTGCATTCCATGCTGTAGCCCAAGTTGTTAGTCTTATTGTGAATGGAATGTAATtgtaaattatatacatgtatcagccTTTATTATCacagaaaatgcaaaattttacaTATTGTTCTTCACTACCTTACAAAATTCACAAAGGATGCACACCAACAATTTAtccaagttttatatatttctgatCAGTAAGAAGAATAATCTTCAACTTCAAGTTGGTCTGAGTATTAGTCAAGAACCAGACTGATACAAAAACACTTTAGACAATCAGTGGAACAGTAAAATCTGTTGAATAATCATTTATttgtaatgtatttattttagctATTGTCACTAACTGACAGCATTCACAAAAGAAATTTGTTACAGTTTGCTGTTATTGTGGTTCTTATTGTATTAATAGTCACAAGATGTGCATTACTTTGTGAACTTATTCTTATCTAAAACAACAGTGAATTTTCAGTCTTGttaaatattcttattttacCGTTAGCCTTTAGAAGCAAAATTTAATAGACTATTAAATTTTACTATTATAGTATGTAAAGGATAGGATACGTTGTATAGAATGTATAGGATATAAGGTCAGTTGTGTTAGATTACTAGTCATCCTTTCCTTCATGAGTCAGTGTGCTTTCCCAGTTAACTGACAGTAAATTGAGCACATATCTGTGAATCGAAATGTTATGAGCACAGATGagacataatattatgttctccatgacagaAGATAAGTTGTCCTCGATCTCGAAGTCATACGAGGAACTTGCCAGTAACTTGTGGAGAACAAATGAGTACTGGTGCGGATCCAGGAACGTTGTAACAGTATTAGGTTATCTGGCCGCTGTTAcaaactaaaatactgttgagaaacggcatTACAACTCCCATGAACAGCATACTGCAAGGAAAGAGacatacatgtagtttgaaaTGTTATTAATTTAAGTGGGAACATTCCAAAGACAAATCGTGTGTGCCTACCACCAAGTGTCTTAGTTTATTTGATTTAGCTCACGTTTGATGACTTATTGATAGTGATATCTATGTGATATGATGAAAATTTGTACCATCTTATATATTTTCTACACCATCGTATCACACTTGTGTGAATGGCATCCTCACATCAGAGTATTTAGCATTGAACTCCTTTTGCCAAATCTTTATGTTATGAATGTATTTGTCAGCCACCTTTCcccaaaaatgaagaaaaatgagGAGAAAGATTTGCTCTTTTTCAATCTGAAAATATTGGTGATTTTGAAAAATTACTAAAAAGCACTCGAACATGTGCAGATAAGTAGGGATTGGTTAACAATGGTCATTCTGCTTTGAAGAAAAAAGGACCAGTTTTACATTTCAGACAtctctgtgtatgaaaagaattgaagTTATTACAAATATCTGTACATGAGTACTACTATTTATAGTAATTGTTGCCTATGTAGAAAATATTGATTGGTGCAtggccatttcttttttttttcacaaatccatcttaatttgtttatttcatacAAACTGTGTGTGTTGTGTATGTGTAAAATTgtctattttcacatttttctcactTAAAGAAGTGGACAAAACTTCTCAAGTTATCATAATGTTAATTAGAATCTCAGTACTTTACAATGCTCAGCATTATACATACTTCTATTGATGTATGTAATGTTCTTATTTGGTTTTCCATTTACTGTGCAATCATTAATAGTTTCGtaggcataaaatttcatggttttgacaaaaatgtctattttttgtggatttcatacttaaaagataaaatttttgagaattttatttatttgaagggATAAAAGTTCTCGGATTGAAGCAACTGCGAAAACCATGAAAATTAACCCCCTCCTTTACCCCTACTCCCACTTACCACCACCACACACAACATGCTCAAGTTATAATGACTTCACAGTATATCATACGGAAGTCTTTTGTTAAGATTTACAAGCTCCTCTCAGtgcttgatatttttttttaaatagtgctGTTACAGTTGTTGTATAAACAGGTCATGGTGTTTGACAGTCTGTTAAAGGCACTGGCttttagattttttctttaaaatcaaagtTTGGTGATCTTattaacattagaacatgagGTTTTGTTTCTGAACTgtcttaaaaatgtcaaatcaaggaaaaatgaGTCAGAgttgggaatcgaacctgggTTGCCACAGCAATAAACATTTTCTGTTGGTCTTGACCAATACTCCTTGGAGGAATATGTACTTGACGGTTGTTTAgtattagtaaaaacaactaattcctATCTGTTTCCATAACAAATCTGTTGGTAACTAAGTTTCAAGGCCTTGAGAAACAAGCAATAATTATCCAGTAAAACAAGTGGggtttttttattgttgtataaTCAGGAGGTAAGTGCCTTTAACAGTATAACTATACAGTTTTTTATGTAGAACTCTTACATTTACCCTTGAAATTGCATTTACAATTGTCACTAACACAGTTTTATTGTCTGCACTTGTTACTCAACCTTTTTCCGTTTGttgaaaatagtaaaaagaaaaactgGGCACAAATACATCAAAagtaaatatgagccgtgccatgagaaaaccaacatagtgggtatgcgaccagcatggatccagaccagcctgcgcatccgcgcagtctggtcaggctccatgctgttcgcttttaaagcctattggaattggagaaactattagcgaacagcatggagcctgaccagactgcgcggatgcgcaggctggtctggatccatgctggtcgcatacccactatgttggttttcccgtgacacggctcatatgttacCTAGTCTTATTACACAGTAACACTCAAATGCTTTAAAATTGCATGATTCTTTAGGCTCCTAACTTACTgggaatattttatataaaaaatttaattacaatacAATTGTAGACCAGTTACATACAGTTTTTAATGCtttattttgtattctttcaTTTCTAAAAAAATGAACTGGATGATTTAGCGGAAAAAGTCATGCTTTTTATCTGTGATGAATTCCAAGTGGTTTGTTAGATAAAAATCCCTTCCGTTACAACTAACGAATTGCACACTTCTCATTTAACAGGTATAGATATTTTTAATGGGATgtgtttttcaaaatcaaggtATAGGTAGGGTgatttaacaaaatcataaagtATTGAAAGCACTGCattcaaaacattttgtatgtttcaatggtaaactttattttttctcGTGAACTGTTAAAAATCCCTGTAATTCTAGCCTCATTTTCAAAATGGATAATAATATAGGCTTATGGTCCTTGATAATTGATTAACACCTAAAGTTTAAACTTAAGCTCATATGCACAAATTTATGCGGCATAATAGCTTTAATGTAACTGTTCCATAGGTGTCAACTATTATAAGAAGTTATTTTTACTAATGGATTCTGCTGATCTGCTCTGCATATCTGGTGAAAGTCATTATCCCTATgaattttatgtcattttgtgACTTTCATTTGAAGTTTTACACAAGTGTGACCTAAAGTGCTAGTCctcaaacaaaaattaataaagaCATGTGCTTTATACTCGAGTTATGTTAGACGTGCTTAATCAAAGCTTTCCTGTGTAGGTTTACCCCGAGCGGTTAATAGAGTCAGATCCAGTAGAATATTTTTACTGACTGGCAAGCTGTTAGGTGTTACAGgacatcataaatatattttcacatacttaattttaaagttttgactATAGCCTAATTAATATAGACCAGTCATATTACACAACATACTGACTTTTACATGTACAGGGTAGTTAAGTCATGCAATAACACTTTTAAGGATTGATCAGGTAGTCATTCAATAAGAATATACTCATACCTATTCATTTCTGATATATAATCTGTTGGTTGGACATAAACAAGTAATGTATGGAAGATTTTGAATTACAAATACCagtaaatgtacaaatgtattctAATAAAGCATAAGGCAATTTAATGGAGTATGTACAACATCTGCATGACTTGTAATAATGTCTCCTATACCAAAAATAGTTTTTACGGTATCACTGTATCCATTTGCCAAAAAATACAATCGAACAAGCACCCAGGTTAGAAACTGGTATGAAATGAACAAATTTTAGGGAAAGCAGTCATTTTATTTTGCATCACTGTTATGTTGTACCACAATTATAAGTTAGTTGGAAAAGGGTATACATCTTTATAGCTAAAAATCTCAACATTTGTATTaatgtaatattttgaaatacaataaaaatgtatgttattATAATTGCTTGTTTTAAAGCAatgacacaaaataaaaattattgaaaataatctGCTTTCatcttttattagctcatctgattttttgaaaaaaaatgatgagttattgtcatcacttgagcggttgtcggcgtcggcgtcggcgttgcctggttaagttttatgtttaggtcagcttttctcctaaactatcaaagctattgctttgaaacttggaatacttgttcaccatcataagctgaccctgtatagcaagaaacataactccatcttgctttttgcaagatttatggccccttttgtacttagaaaatatcagatttcttggttaagttttatgtttaggtcaacttttctcctaaactatcaaagcttttgctttgaaacttggaatacttgttcaccatcataagcagaccctgtacatcaagaaacataactccatcttgctttttgcaagaattattgccccttttggacttagaaaatcagttttcttggttaagttttatgtttaggtcagcttttatcctaaactatcaaagctattcctttaaaacttgcaacacttgttcaccatcataagctgaccctgtacagcaagaaacataactccatcctgctttttgcaagatttatggccccttttggacttagaaaatatcagatttcttggttaagttttatgtttaggtctacttttctcttaaactatcaaagctattgctttaaaacttgcaactcttgttcaccatcataagctgaccctgtacagcaagcaacataactccatcctgctttttgcaataattattgccccttttggacttagaaaaatcattttcttggttgaatattatgtttaaaacaacttttctcataaactatcaaagctattgctttaaaacttgcaacagtttttcaccatcataagtggacactgtacatcaagaaacataactctatcctgctttttgcaagagtgatggccctttttagacttagaaaatcatgggtaggacaatatttctattatacaaaaaaaatcagatgagcgtcagcacccgcaaggcggtgctcttgttgaattGTGTAGTACATGTAGACATGTTATCTCCTTAAATGTGCCagagttttattttgtaaaatgttgtggTCTGTTATTGTACTTACTTAACATGTCTTAATACAACCAGTATAAAGCAGTTGAACGTCTCCAAGCCTAGAAGAAACTGGAAATTAATCCAGGGCTTctcctataaatctacctccggtaaaaggaggtaatcccaatgacaaaaagtatggttttttcccaaagttgaatttaaaattcccaaatgattataccttttagggtttttgctgttattagatagttttgctaatttgtatgtatatttagataaattataatactgttgaacaattactgaaatgcaattcattaatatttcacacaaaaacacatttatgtagattttggcaatttgcaaattgtcccaattaagataATTTCCGAgaacattttcccaattccactggtgtcagtggcattcccaaattgatgaaaaaaaggcctgtaatCATATGCCCAT
Proteins encoded:
- the LOC123566601 gene encoding protein rolling stone-like — protein: MMIKISLRLVRATQEGMDLAQRAVRTYTRYAYYSFRDRKGRQTKGSKTSPVDGPRHSLMYSEVEHFLLSQWSDNPVPYAIYRTLVAAFFFLMVFYTAIYGVLGAKMVIMLTYWSFYILVACQILRAVNCWYYISLRKQGKDVRAHLQNKRRMKLQWLLHNLGSDAAPLVSVLFWTIAYDGSGVTLVNCTTHGINAVFVLVDTLISRTPVRMLHLYQSSCMGLIYMLFSYMYHLAGGTNHKGEPYIYKPLDYTNNFRVAISTALVSIFLVAPLIHCWIFFLYRFRLFIHRYLKAVEKRVDNLCEKAL